A region from the Vicia villosa cultivar HV-30 ecotype Madison, WI linkage group LG3, Vvil1.0, whole genome shotgun sequence genome encodes:
- the LOC131659634 gene encoding uncharacterized protein LOC131659634, producing the protein MCRFTIDKPIECNNPMPSPNFEFPVFEAEEEEEEEIPDEISRLLKHEERAILPHKEPLEKINLGSEEDKKEVTIGSLLDADVKSKLTDLLEEYVDVFAWSYQDMPGLDTNIVQHYLPLKPECSPVKQKLRRTHPDMANKIKVEVQKQLDAGFLVTSEYPQWLANIVPVPKKDGKVRMCVDYRDLNKASPKDDFPLPHIDMLVDNTAKFNVFSFMDGFSGYNQIKMAPEDMEKTSFITPWGTFCYKVMPFGLKNAGATYQRAMTTLFHDMMHKEIEVYVDDMIAKSSTEEEHIEYLLKLFQRLRKYQLRLNPNKCTFGVRSGKLLGFIVSQRGIEVDPDKVRGIQEMPAPKTEKQVRGFLGRLNYISRFISQMTATCGPIFKLLRKDQGVVWTEDCQKAFDSIKEYLLEPPILIPPVEGRPLIMYLTVLEESMGCMLGQQDETGKKEHAIYYLSKKFTDCESRYSMLEKTCCALAWASKRLRQYMINNTTWLISKMDPIKYVFEKPALTGRIARWQMLLSEYDIEYRAQKAVKGSILADHLAHQPINEYQSLKFDFPDEDVLYLKMKDCDEPLPEEGPEPGSRWGLIFDGAVNAFGNGIGAIIVTPKGTHIPFSARLLFDCTNNIAEYEACIMGLEEAIDLRIKILDVYGDSALVINQIKDKWETYHPGLIPYRDYARRLLTFFNKVELHHIPRDQNRMADALATLSSMFKVSHWNDVPKVRITRLERPAYVFATEAVIDELGASNKDKKTLRRLSGSFFLNGDVLYKRNFDMVLLRCVDRHEADMLMHEVHEGSFGTHSNGHAMSKKILRAGYYWLTMESDCYKHVKRCHKCQIYADKIHVPPTLLNVLSSPWPFSMWGIDMIGMIEPKASNGHRFILVEIDYFTKWVEAASYANVTRQVVVRFIKNNIICRYGVPSKIITDNGSNLNNKMMKELCEEFKIEHHNSSPYRPKMNGAVEAANKNIKKIVQKMVVTYKDWHEMLPFALHGYRTSVRTSTGATPFSLVYGMEAVLPVEVEIPSMRVLMETKLSEAEWCQNRYDQLNLIEEKRMTALCHGQLYQARMKQAFNKKVRPREFQEGDLVLKKILSFQPDSRGKWSPNYEGPYVVKRTFSGGAMILTTMDGDELPHPVNADAVKK; encoded by the exons atgtgcagattcaCTAtcgataaacccattgaatgcaataaccctatgccttctcccaactttgagtttcctgtgttcgaagccgaagaagaggaagaagaagagatcccggacgagatctctcgattacttaagcacgaggaaagagccattctgcctcacaaagagcctttagaaaagataaacttgggttctgaagaagacaaaaaagaagtgaccattggatcgctgcttgatgctgatgtcaagagtaagttgacagaccttctcgaagaatatgttgacgtgtttgcctggtcctaccaagacatgcctgggttggataccaatattgttcagcattacttgccattgaagccagaatgttcgccagttaagcagaaattgcgaaggactcaccctgatatggctaacaagatcaaagtggaagttcaaaaacagctcgacgcaggttttcttgtcacctcggagtatcctcaatggttggccaacatagtgccagttccgaagaaagatggcaaagtcagaatgtgtgttgactaccgtgacttaaacaaggccagtccaaaagatgactttccattaccacatattgacatgctggttgataacactgctaagttcaacgtcttttccttcatggacgggttctccggttataatcagatcaagatggctcccgaagacatggagaagacatctttcatcaccccatggggtaccttttgctacaaagtgatgccgtttggattgaagaatgccggcgcaacttaccaaagggcaatgactactctctttcatgacatgatgcataaagaaattgaagtttatgtggacgacatgatagccaagtccagcacagaagaagaacatattgaataccttttgaagttgtttcaacgactaaggaaatatcagcttcgcttgaatcctaacaaatgtacttttggggttagatctggaaaactcttgggtttcattgtcagccaaagaggtatcgaagtagatcccgacaaagtcagaggtattcaagagatgcctgcaccgaagactgaaaagcaagtaagaggatttctcggacgattgaactatatctccagatttatctctcagatgactgctacttgtgggccaattttcaagcttctccgcaaagatcaaggggttgtatggactgaagattgccagaaagcgttcgacagtatcaaagagtacctgttagaaccaccaatattgattcctccagttgaaggaagaccactaatcatgtaccttactgtgttggaagaatccatgggttgtatgcttggacaacaagatgaaaccggtaagaaggagcatgccatctattacctgagtaagaaattcacagactgtgagtctcgttactccatgctcgaaaaaacgtgttgtgctttggcttgggcttcaaaacgtctccgccaatacatgatcaacaatactacttggttaatctccaaaatggatccgatcaagtatgtctttgaaaagcctgccttaacaggaaggattgcccgatggcaaatgctgttatctgagtatgacattgagtaccgtgctcaaaaagcggtcaaaggaagcattctcgccgatcacttggcgcatcaaccaattaatgaatatcaatctctcaagttcgactttcctgacgaagatgtcttgtacttgaagatgaaagattgtgacgaaccattacccgaagaaggtcctgagcctggatcaagatggggcctaatttttgatggagcagtaaacgcttttggcaatggaattggggcaatcatcgtcactcccaagggtactcatatcccgttctccgccagactgctatttgattgtaccaacaacatcgcagaatatgaagcttgtatcatgggtctcgaagaagccattgacttaaggatcaagatcctcgacgtatatggagattcagccctcgtgatcaaccaaatcaaagacaagtgggaaacttaccaccctggcttgattccttacagagattatgcaagacgtctgttgactttcttcaacaaggttgaattacatcatatacctcgagatcagaatcgaatggcagacgccttggctactctatcttccatgttcaaagtcagtcactggaatgatgtgcctaaagtcagaatcacgcgccttgaaaggcccgcctatgtgtttgcaaccgaagccgtcatcgatga gcttggggcatcaaacaaagataagaaaactctaaggaggctttctggcagtttcttcctgaacggagatgtgctatacaaaagaaacttcgacatggttttgctcagatgcgtggatagacacgaagcagacatgttaatgcatgaagtgcatgaagggtcctttggaactcattcaaatgggcatgcgatgtccaaaaagatcttaagagcaggatactattggttgacaatggaatctgactgttacaaacacgtgaagagatgtcacaagtgccagatctacgcagataagatccatgtgccaccgactctactcaacgttctctcatctccatggcctttttccatgtggggtatcgacatgattggaatgatcgaaccaaaagcttcaaacggtcatcgtttcatcttagtagaaattgattacttcaccaaatgggtcgaagcagcatcttacgccaatgttacaagacaagtggttgtgaggtttatcaagaataacatcatttgccgatatggtgttcccagcaagatcattactgacaatggttcaaacttgaacaacaaaatgatgaaagaattatgtgaggaattcaagattgagcatcataactcttctccttacagaccaaaaatgaacggcgccgttgaagccgccaacaagaacattaagaagatcgtccagaaaatggtcgtcacttacaaagactggcatgaaatgctgccatttgctttacatgggtatcgtacctcagtgcgtacttcaacaggggcaactcccttttctctagtatacggcatggaagctgtgctccccgtagaagttgaaataccatcaatgagagtcctcatggagactaagttatcagaggctgaatggtgtcaaaacagatacgatcagttgaacttaatcgaagaaaaacgtatgactgctctatgccatggacagttataccaagcaaggatgaaacaagccttcaacaaaaaggttcgacctcgtgaatttcaagaaggcgacctcgtgcttaaaaagatcttgtcttttcaaccagactctaggggcaaatggtctcctaattacgaaggcccgtatgttgtcaaaagaacattttctggcggcgccatgattcttacaaccatggatggtgatgaactcccacatcctgtgaatgctgatgcagtcaagaaa